In Acipenser ruthenus chromosome 15, fAciRut3.2 maternal haplotype, whole genome shotgun sequence, a genomic segment contains:
- the LOC117417240 gene encoding NPC intracellular cholesterol transporter 2-like, with protein MAYHSLALVLASLVAVSVAEPIKYLDCGSVVGKISSVDVTPCPKQPCELRKGESYTVNVTFSSDAASQTSKAIVHGVIAGVPIPFPIPNEDGCKSGIQCPIQQQKTYSYVNQLPVKTEYPSLKLVVEWELRDDNNKDYFCFKFPVQITS; from the exons ATGGCTTACCACTCTCTGGCTCTCGTCCTCGCTTCTTTAGTCGCGGTCTCCGTGGCAGAACCGATTAAGTATTTGGACtgtg GTTCCGTTGTTGGTAAAATCAGTTCTGTTGATGTGACTCCTTGCCCGAAGCAGCCTTGTGAACTGCGCAAAGGAGAGTCTTACACAGTCAACGTGACCTTCAGCAGTG ATGCAGCAAGTCAGACAAGCAAAGCCATTGTGCATGGAGTTATTGCTGGCGTTCCTATTCCCTTCCCAATTCCAAATGAAGATGGCTGCAAATCTGGAATCCAGTGCCCAATCCAGCAGCAGAAAACCTACAGCTATGTCAACCAGCTGCCTGTGAAGACAGAGTACCCTTCT CTTAAGCTGGTGGTGGAGTGGGAACTGAgagatgacaataacaaagactaCTTCTGCTTCAAGTTTCCAGTCCAGATCACAAGTTAA
- the LOC117422486 gene encoding GSK3-beta interaction protein-like isoform X1: protein MSLNETVYQHTEHENQFTVSECIRTCAPRHRRAALTSLPGMSRKSESDLSQEESMEVDCNHCVFEDSSELRDLDAADVKDMRLEAQAVVNDVLFAVREMYVAHSLQNAVDVAHINVETREGNRYCLELTEAGLRVVGYAFDQVDESMMTQYHETVYSLLDSLSPAYREAFGNALLQRLEKLKQNGR, encoded by the exons ATGAGTCTAAATGAAACCGTATACCAACATACCGAACACGAAAACCAATTCACTGTATCCGAATGCATTCGCACATGCGCACCACGTCACCGGCGCGCTGCGCTGACGTCATTACCCGGCATGAGCCGGAAGAGTGAATCCGATCTATCTCAGGAGGAG AGCATGGAAGTGGACTGCAACCACTGTGTGTTTGAAGACAGCTCGGAGCTGAGGGACTTGGACGCTGCAGACGTGAAGGACATGAGGCTGGAAGCACAGGCTGTGGTGAACGATGTCCTTTTTGCTGTCAGAGAAATGTACGTCGCCCACAGCCTGCAGAATGCGGTGGACGTGGCGCACATCAACGTTGAGACGAGGGAAGGTAACCGCTACTGTTTGGAGCTCACAGAGGCGGGACTCAGG gtggtgGGGTATGCCTTCGACCAGGTGGATGAGAGCATGATGACCCAGTACCACGAGACGGTTTACTCCCTTCTGGATTCTCTCAGCCCAGCCTACAGAGAAGCGTTTGGAAATGCTCTGCTGCAGAGATTGGAGAAGCTGAAGCAAAACGGACGATAG
- the LOC131697635 gene encoding iron-sulfur cluster assembly 2 homolog, mitochondrial-like, translating into MSVMSGIGMKAAVSCFARLSPLRFCSQQQQWLLSRTLCSYKHGLLTTRPGIVRRSSTSTLQQEWSQDKILLSKACVKRLHEICDAGEFLRVQVEGGGCSGFQYKYSVDTIKNEDDRVFEQDGVAVIVDRDSLEFIKGGTLDFSQELIRSAFQIVGNPQAEQGCSCGSSFSVKL; encoded by the exons ATGTCAGTAATGTCGGGTATCGGGATGAAGGCTGCAGTCTCCTGCTTTGCCAG GCTCTCTCCTCTGCGATTCTGCtctcagcagcagcagtggcTGTTAAGCAGGACTCTGTGTTCCTATAAGCACGGCTTATTGACAACACGTCCCGGGATAGTCCGGAGGAGCAGCACCTCCACCCTGCAACAAGAGTGGAGCCAAGACAAAATACTCCTCAGCAAGGCATGCGTGAAG AGACTGCATGAAATCTGTGACGCAGGAGAATTCCTCCGAGTGCAGGTGGAAGGAGGAGGCTGCTCGGGGTTTCAGTATAAGTATTCCGTGGACACCATCAAAAACGAAGATGACAG GGTGTTTGAGCAGGACGGGGTGGCAGTCATCGTTGACCGGGACAGTCTGGAGTTCATTAAAGGGGGGACTCTGGATTTCAGCCAGGAGTTGATCCGCTCTGCCTTCCAGATCGTCGGGAACCCGCAGGCTGAGCAGGGCTGTTCCTGCGGGTCCTCCTTCTCTGTCAAACTCTAA
- the LOC117422485 gene encoding leucine-rich repeat-containing protein 57-like yields the protein MGNSALKAHLETSQKTGVFQLTGKGLLEFPEDLQRLSGNLRTVNLSDNKIEVLPPFIGVFLVLKSLTLNCNKLTSLPEEIGKLRKLETLHLNGNQLRSLPASVGGLAALRTLGLSANRFREVPAGLGTLRHLDLLDLSRNHIQTVPASVGELQAIEINLNQNQISTVSPEVSRSPRLKVLRLEENCLELSSVPLSLLSQSQVSLLALEGNLFEIKMMRDLEGYDKYMERFTATKKKFA from the exons ATGGGAAACAGCGCACTCAAGGCACACTTGGAGACTTCCCAGAAGACAGGGGTGTTCCAGTTGACTGGGAAAGGGCTGCTTgag ttcccTGAGGACCTGCAGAGGCTCTCCGGTAACCTCCGCACAGTCAACCTGTCTGACAACAAGATTGAGGTGCTGCCGCCCTTCATCGGAGTCTTCCTCGTCCTCAAGAGCCTCACCCTCAACTGCAACAAACTCA CGAGCCTGCCTGAGGAGATAGGGAAGCTCCGGAAGCTGGAGACGCTGCACCTCAATGGTAATCAGCTGCGGAGCCTGCCTGCCTCTGTGGGGGGCCTGGCAGCACTGCGCACCCTGGGGCTCTCCGCAAACCGCTTCAGGGAGGTGCCGGCTGGGCTGGGCACGCTGAGGCACCTGGACCTGCTGGACCTGTCCCGGAACCACATCCAGACTGTGCCGGCCTCTGTGGGGGAGCTGCAGGCCATAGAGATCAACCTGAACCAGAACCAG ATCTCCACGGTGTCCCCTGAGGTGTCCCGCTCGCCGCGGCTCAAGGTCCTGCGCTTGGAGGAGAACTGTCTGGAGCTGTCCTCCGTGCCCCTGTCCCTACTCTCCCAGTCCCAGGTGTCCCTGCTCGCCCTGGAGGGGAACCTCTTCGAGATTAAAATGATGAGAGACCTGGAGGGCTACGACAAG TACATGGAGCGCTTCACTGCCACCAAGAAGAAGTTCGCCTGA
- the LOC117422486 gene encoding GSK3B-interacting protein-like isoform X2, which yields MEVDCNHCVFEDSSELRDLDAADVKDMRLEAQAVVNDVLFAVREMYVAHSLQNAVDVAHINVETREGNRYCLELTEAGLRVVGYAFDQVDESMMTQYHETVYSLLDSLSPAYREAFGNALLQRLEKLKQNGR from the exons ATGGAAGTGGACTGCAACCACTGTGTGTTTGAAGACAGCTCGGAGCTGAGGGACTTGGACGCTGCAGACGTGAAGGACATGAGGCTGGAAGCACAGGCTGTGGTGAACGATGTCCTTTTTGCTGTCAGAGAAATGTACGTCGCCCACAGCCTGCAGAATGCGGTGGACGTGGCGCACATCAACGTTGAGACGAGGGAAGGTAACCGCTACTGTTTGGAGCTCACAGAGGCGGGACTCAGG gtggtgGGGTATGCCTTCGACCAGGTGGATGAGAGCATGATGACCCAGTACCACGAGACGGTTTACTCCCTTCTGGATTCTCTCAGCCCAGCCTACAGAGAAGCGTTTGGAAATGCTCTGCTGCAGAGATTGGAGAAGCTGAAGCAAAACGGACGATAG